The following are from one region of the Hydrogenophaga sp. BPS33 genome:
- a CDS encoding sigma-70 family RNA polymerase sigma factor: MSTANCPHSLHQQIEVLYSHHHGWLRRWLSRKLGDSQQASDLAHDTFIRLLTREEAIAIQEPRAFLTTVAQRVLANHWRRQQLERAYLEALTAVPDALAPSEEERAMLLQVLVEIDRLLDGLPAPVKRAFLLTQLDDMTHAEVAQLMQISVTTVKRYLVKATGHCYFADVLPA; encoded by the coding sequence TTGTCCACCGCCAACTGCCCTCATTCGCTCCATCAACAAATCGAGGTTTTGTACAGCCATCACCATGGTTGGTTACGGCGTTGGCTAAGCAGAAAGCTCGGCGACTCGCAACAAGCCTCCGACTTGGCGCATGACACGTTCATCCGCCTGTTGACAAGAGAGGAAGCCATTGCAATTCAGGAGCCACGCGCGTTCCTAACCACCGTAGCGCAACGCGTACTGGCCAATCACTGGCGACGCCAGCAATTGGAGCGCGCATACCTGGAGGCGCTGACCGCCGTGCCAGACGCGCTCGCGCCCTCCGAGGAGGAGCGCGCCATGCTGCTGCAGGTACTGGTTGAAATCGACCGCTTACTCGACGGCCTACCTGCGCCGGTCAAGCGTGCGTTCCTGCTGACGCAGCTTGATGACATGACGCACGCCGAGGTGGCGCAGCTGATGCAGATCTCTGTCACCACCGTCAAACGGTACCTCGTCAAAGCGACAGGGCACTGCTATTTCGCCGATGTCCTTCCAGCGTGA
- a CDS encoding succinylglutamate desuccinylase yields the protein MFSLTPPDLGPWRAGNTGVEGVWHFQSDVPGRRVMLSALVHGNELCGAWALKELLEAGVRPACGSLTLAFCNLDAFDRFDPNHGDASRFVDEDMNRQWVQGRLAMGNTCERRRAAALAPFVQRADWLLDLHSMHEPGLPLSLVGTHARNLALARELRAPVHVVVDAGHRDGVRMRDYGRFDEPDTEQPDTRSLLIECGYHRDPASAGVARDQCARFLVAAGTLTASSAQRSLPGWKMPDAPIQWALHVTDAVVARSQNFAFTEAFQGLEVIPHAGTAIGDNDGEPVKTPYDNCVLVMPSTRQARKGVTVVRLARRLALS from the coding sequence GTGTTTTCGCTGACCCCTCCCGATCTCGGCCCGTGGCGCGCCGGAAATACCGGCGTTGAAGGCGTGTGGCATTTTCAAAGCGATGTACCGGGGCGCCGCGTGATGTTGAGCGCACTGGTGCACGGCAACGAACTCTGCGGAGCATGGGCCCTGAAGGAGTTGCTGGAGGCCGGTGTGCGGCCGGCTTGCGGCTCGCTCACCCTGGCGTTCTGCAACCTTGACGCGTTTGACCGGTTCGACCCGAACCACGGCGACGCATCGCGCTTCGTCGATGAAGACATGAACCGGCAATGGGTGCAGGGGCGTCTGGCCATGGGCAACACGTGCGAACGCCGGCGTGCCGCCGCGCTGGCACCGTTCGTTCAGCGCGCCGACTGGCTGCTGGATCTTCATTCCATGCACGAGCCCGGCCTGCCACTCTCGCTGGTAGGCACCCATGCGCGCAACTTGGCGCTGGCCCGCGAATTGCGCGCCCCGGTCCACGTGGTGGTGGATGCCGGCCACCGGGACGGCGTGCGTATGCGCGACTACGGCCGTTTTGACGAACCTGATACAGAACAGCCCGACACGCGCTCGCTGCTGATCGAGTGCGGGTACCACCGTGACCCTGCGAGCGCCGGCGTGGCGCGGGACCAGTGCGCGCGCTTTCTGGTAGCCGCGGGCACGCTCACGGCATCATCTGCGCAGCGCTCGTTGCCGGGCTGGAAGATGCCGGACGCTCCTATCCAGTGGGCCCTGCATGTGACCGACGCCGTGGTGGCAAGAAGCCAGAACTTCGCTTTCACGGAGGCCTTCCAGGGTTTGGAGGTCATTCCCCATGCAGGCACGGCGATCGGGGACAACGACGGCGAACCTGTGAAGACGCCATATGACAACTGCGTGCTCGTGATGCCTTCGACGCGGCAGGCTCGCAAAGGCGTGACTGTGGTGCGGCTGGCGCGCCGACTAGCGCTATCTTGA
- a CDS encoding Bug family tripartite tricarboxylate transporter substrate binding protein: MRFTPVHIQSFLSMALATGLVSLAHAQTEAYPDRPVTVVVGYPPGGSTDLTGRAVADQLSKKLGVPVIVENVGGAGGAIGAHKVSRATPDGYTLLLGANNEIAINRLISTSVKYSYKDFTPIGLVASTPMVLVASTQSGIKTADQFVSTVKAKPGKYIYGSSGVGTALHLSAEMAKQQAGLFMSHIPYRGVGPLTTDLYGGTVDFGVYVLSSGLSHIRSGKVVALGITEKKRSAVAPDIAPLADHPALSNMDISVWFALMAPPNLPEAVTARLRRALAESLQTPEFRKKMEDSGSTVAPLNVEMGKFLMDETAKYQKIVEFANIKE, from the coding sequence ATGCGATTCACCCCCGTCCACATTCAATCCTTCCTGTCCATGGCCTTGGCCACGGGCCTGGTTTCCTTGGCCCATGCCCAGACTGAGGCCTACCCCGATCGCCCGGTCACGGTGGTGGTCGGCTATCCGCCCGGCGGCAGTACCGACCTCACCGGCCGGGCCGTGGCCGACCAGCTGTCCAAGAAGCTGGGCGTGCCGGTGATCGTGGAAAACGTGGGTGGTGCCGGTGGGGCCATTGGCGCACACAAGGTGTCGCGTGCGACGCCAGATGGCTACACGCTGCTGCTCGGGGCCAACAACGAGATCGCGATCAACCGCCTCATATCGACTTCGGTGAAGTACAGCTACAAGGACTTCACACCGATCGGGCTGGTCGCCTCCACACCCATGGTGCTGGTCGCTTCCACGCAGAGCGGCATCAAGACGGCGGACCAGTTCGTCAGCACGGTGAAGGCAAAACCGGGCAAATACATCTATGGCAGCTCGGGCGTGGGCACCGCGCTGCACCTGTCTGCTGAAATGGCGAAGCAGCAGGCCGGCCTGTTCATGTCGCATATTCCGTATCGGGGCGTTGGCCCGCTGACGACGGACCTGTATGGCGGCACGGTGGATTTCGGCGTGTATGTGCTGTCCAGCGGGCTGTCACACATCCGCAGTGGCAAGGTGGTCGCACTCGGCATCACCGAGAAGAAGCGCTCCGCCGTGGCGCCAGACATCGCACCGCTGGCCGATCACCCGGCGCTCAGCAACATGGACATCAGCGTGTGGTTCGCGCTGATGGCGCCGCCCAACCTGCCGGAGGCCGTCACGGCCCGCCTGCGCAGGGCGCTGGCCGAGTCGCTGCAGACGCCGGAGTTTCGCAAGAAGATGGAGGACAGCGGTTCCACCGTGGCGCCGCTCAACGTGGAGATGGGCAAGTTCCTGATGGATGAAACGGCGAAGTACCAGAAGATCGTCGAGTTCGCGAACATCAAGGAGTGA
- a CDS encoding IS607 family transposase: MKLKDWAKLNGISYRTAWRWFHQGTLPVPAHQVASGSILVEAAHRTERGAAIYARVSSSDQRADLDRQVARLTQHAVGQGMRVATVVAEVGSGMNGSRPKLLSLLRRGDFDVLVVEHRERLSRFGFDYLEAALTVSGRRVQAVEQKEFEDDLVRDMCEVLTSFCARLYGRRSAKRKAAATVARAHEA; the protein is encoded by the coding sequence ATGAAGCTCAAAGACTGGGCCAAGCTCAACGGAATTTCGTACAGGACGGCATGGCGGTGGTTCCACCAGGGGACATTGCCCGTGCCAGCGCACCAGGTCGCATCGGGCAGCATCCTGGTGGAAGCCGCTCATCGCACCGAGCGAGGCGCCGCCATCTATGCGCGGGTATCGTCCTCCGACCAGCGAGCGGACCTGGACCGCCAGGTTGCCCGCCTGACCCAGCACGCGGTCGGGCAGGGTATGCGCGTGGCCACGGTGGTGGCCGAAGTCGGATCTGGGATGAACGGCAGTCGCCCGAAACTCCTTTCGTTGCTGCGCCGCGGAGACTTTGATGTCCTGGTTGTTGAGCATCGTGAGCGACTGAGCCGCTTTGGATTCGACTATCTCGAGGCGGCGCTGACGGTCTCTGGGCGACGCGTTCAGGCTGTTGAGCAGAAGGAGTTCGAAGACGACCTGGTGCGCGACATGTGCGAGGTGCTCACCTCGTTCTGCGCCAGGCTCTACGGGCGCCGCAGCGCAAAGCGCAAGGCCGCGGCCACGGTTGCTCGGGCCCACGAGGCCTGA
- a CDS encoding transposase, which translates to MQATFQTRVQLGGHDMAVLNRFAGLYALVEHELFAAYSRTGEVRAMDKLKSTICAKHRITARQFNAVSVFLKGKISSRQEVNKSALAQVREDLKAVRRSLAKLLKCAGPLDATQRRSWAAKKRRLARLEAKELELSTGRVALCFGSRKLFRAQFDLAASGFRDHAEWLSAWRDARSSQFCLVGSKDEASGNQSCTAAVAENGTFSLRLRLPDALIEHPGEKYLMLHNVWFEHGQWELLAALDEKQAISYRFLRDDKGWRVFASTARADYRSKPDLQLGTVGVDINAEHLAVSEVDRFGNLVHRFSVPCVTHGKTARQRQEVVRSAAKAVVGYAAKVGKPLVHEKLDFSRRKQELAGDRRNAQLSRALSSFAYSGFIQSLQSNALLMRVASLEVNPAYTSVIGRVKYAKPLGVSVHQAAAMAIARRGMGFGEAAPRRPVIPDGRGDHLIIELPARNRSMHEWSHWAKVRSKVQGTLAGWHRLRRIAALEAVQVVNAARVASRGQSDAGAVRARPPNRQLHRLAGVRGTNVHGI; encoded by the coding sequence ATGCAAGCGACCTTTCAAACCCGGGTGCAGCTGGGCGGACACGACATGGCGGTGCTCAATCGCTTTGCGGGTCTGTACGCGCTTGTGGAGCACGAGCTCTTCGCGGCCTATAGCCGCACGGGCGAGGTGCGTGCGATGGACAAGCTCAAGAGCACCATCTGCGCCAAGCACCGCATCACAGCCCGCCAGTTCAACGCCGTCTCCGTATTCCTCAAGGGCAAGATATCCTCACGCCAGGAGGTCAACAAATCCGCTCTCGCCCAAGTCCGCGAAGACCTGAAGGCCGTGCGTCGGTCGCTGGCCAAGCTGCTTAAGTGCGCCGGGCCGCTGGACGCGACCCAGCGCCGGTCCTGGGCGGCCAAGAAGCGTCGACTAGCCCGCCTGGAGGCCAAGGAGCTCGAACTGTCGACTGGGCGGGTGGCATTGTGCTTCGGCAGCCGCAAGCTCTTCCGAGCTCAGTTCGACCTGGCCGCCAGCGGCTTCAGGGACCACGCCGAGTGGCTATCTGCCTGGCGCGACGCCCGATCCAGCCAGTTCTGCCTGGTGGGTTCCAAGGACGAAGCATCCGGCAACCAGAGCTGCACCGCAGCGGTGGCCGAGAACGGGACCTTCTCCCTGCGCCTGCGTCTGCCGGATGCACTCATTGAGCACCCGGGCGAGAAGTACCTCATGCTTCACAACGTCTGGTTCGAACACGGCCAGTGGGAGCTGTTGGCGGCGCTGGATGAGAAGCAGGCCATCAGCTACCGCTTCCTGCGCGATGACAAGGGCTGGCGTGTCTTCGCCAGCACCGCGAGAGCAGACTACCGCAGCAAGCCCGACCTGCAGCTCGGCACGGTGGGCGTGGACATCAACGCCGAGCACCTGGCTGTCTCCGAGGTCGACCGCTTCGGCAACCTGGTGCATCGGTTCTCGGTACCTTGTGTCACCCACGGCAAGACTGCCCGGCAGCGCCAGGAAGTTGTTCGATCTGCCGCGAAGGCTGTGGTCGGCTACGCGGCGAAGGTGGGCAAGCCGCTTGTACACGAGAAACTGGACTTCAGCCGTCGCAAGCAGGAACTCGCCGGCGACAGGCGAAACGCCCAGCTTTCACGTGCACTGTCCAGCTTTGCCTATTCGGGCTTCATCCAGTCGCTGCAGAGCAACGCGCTCTTGATGCGCGTGGCAAGCCTGGAGGTCAACCCCGCATACACGTCCGTCATCGGACGGGTGAAGTACGCCAAGCCCCTCGGCGTCTCAGTACATCAGGCCGCGGCGATGGCAATCGCGCGTCGTGGCATGGGCTTTGGAGAAGCCGCGCCCCGTCGACCGGTCATTCCGGACGGCAGGGGCGACCATCTCATCATCGAGCTACCCGCGAGGAATCGTTCGATGCATGAGTGGTCGCACTGGGCGAAGGTGCGCTCCAAGGTTCAAGGAACCCTTGCAGGGTGGCATCGGTTGCGAAGAATCGCAGCCCTTGAAGCTGTACAGGTGGTCAACGCCGCTCGTGTCGCTTCGAGAGGTCAATCCGATGCTGGCGCGGTGAGAGCCCGTCCTCCGAATCGTCAGCTTCACCGTTTGGCTGGCGTGCGTGGAACAAATGTCCACGGAATTTGA
- a CDS encoding TonB-dependent siderophore receptor: MHHRPYRLPQQPTARIARVFHCGALAYAAGPALAVKGVAIAAALMAATAPTLVLAQAADTQTRDYSIPAGPLENALNRFGRETGILLSFTPETAEDLHSGGLQGRHSVQSGLNALLAGTGVQAIRQPNGSYLLVKSAAPPSPAPAASGPAATLQTVTVTAERFEEQATGPVGGLVARRSTLATKTDTPLLETPQTISVVSREQVELQDAQSVTRALEYTPGAVAAFGGTNSLFDVVQTRGFFARDHLDGLRLPFSAYSVAVPQFDPYMLERIELLQGPASVLFGQSSPGGVLNMVSRRPQTETAHEVLLQTGSHNRTQLAFDSTGAIGEDGKLFHRLTGLARQNDGQVDFSNEKRELIAPSFTWRPSADTSLTLLTHYQRDEQLPQYQAVPAAGSLRPNPNGPIPRTLMTGDPGWDHIARDQYGVGYALEHSINEGWTLRQNMRHTEVKVDSRALPGYMLAADNRTLMRVASASQAEGSIFAIDNQAQMRFSSGTWAHTLLMGLDYMRQHDDYRFASQLAPSIDLYAPVYGVTIPALIPRLSTRHTMEQTGLYVQDQMRSGRWVLTMGGRYDEADSNTANRQAGTSVRKSDGAFTWRMGVNHVYDNGLAPYASYSTSFEPLGGTDFTGAPFLPTEGRQLEAGIKYQPAGGSTQLSLSAYRLTQENVLTPDTTPGRASFSIQTGEVQSQGISAEARMRPLRNVDLVATYAYTDSQVTRANPSAPGVSLLGKPLSRTPRHLASLWLGYRFTQSSFKGFTAGLGVRHIGENYADTAITMKLPAVTLFDIALHYDFGASRRQMDVWRLSLGVSNLAGKDFISYCLNTTQCFYGQPRTTQVTLRKRW, encoded by the coding sequence ATGCACCACCGTCCCTACAGACTGCCACAGCAACCCACTGCCCGAATCGCGCGGGTATTCCACTGCGGAGCGCTGGCCTACGCCGCCGGGCCCGCCCTAGCGGTCAAAGGCGTGGCCATCGCAGCGGCCCTGATGGCGGCGACCGCGCCCACTTTGGTGTTGGCCCAAGCGGCGGACACGCAGACCCGCGACTACAGCATCCCAGCAGGCCCACTGGAGAACGCGCTGAACCGCTTCGGCCGCGAGACAGGCATTCTGCTGTCGTTTACTCCCGAGACCGCCGAGGACCTGCATAGCGGCGGCCTGCAAGGCCGCCATTCCGTGCAAAGTGGCTTGAATGCGCTCTTGGCCGGAACCGGCGTTCAGGCCATCCGTCAGCCCAATGGCAGCTACCTGCTGGTCAAGTCAGCCGCGCCGCCTTCGCCGGCGCCAGCCGCCTCCGGACCTGCAGCCACACTGCAGACCGTGACCGTCACGGCCGAACGCTTCGAAGAACAGGCCACCGGTCCCGTGGGTGGCCTAGTCGCCCGACGCAGTACCCTCGCGACCAAAACCGACACGCCTCTACTGGAAACGCCGCAGACGATCAGCGTTGTTTCACGAGAGCAGGTGGAGCTGCAGGACGCGCAGAGCGTTACCCGCGCACTGGAGTACACACCCGGCGCCGTGGCCGCTTTTGGTGGCACAAACAGCCTGTTCGACGTCGTGCAGACCCGCGGCTTCTTTGCTCGCGACCACCTCGATGGCCTGCGCCTGCCCTTCAGCGCCTACAGCGTGGCGGTGCCGCAATTCGACCCTTACATGCTCGAACGCATCGAATTACTCCAAGGCCCAGCCTCGGTGCTGTTTGGCCAGTCTTCGCCTGGCGGTGTGCTCAATATGGTCAGCCGCCGCCCTCAGACTGAGACCGCGCATGAAGTATTGCTGCAGACCGGCAGCCACAACCGTACCCAGTTGGCGTTCGACAGCACTGGCGCCATTGGTGAGGATGGGAAGCTGTTCCATCGCTTGACCGGACTTGCTCGCCAGAACGACGGACAAGTCGACTTCTCGAACGAGAAGCGTGAGCTGATCGCTCCGTCGTTCACTTGGAGGCCGTCGGCCGACACATCGTTGACGCTGCTCACGCACTACCAGCGCGACGAGCAGTTGCCCCAGTACCAAGCGGTTCCTGCCGCAGGCTCACTGCGACCCAACCCGAACGGCCCGATCCCGCGCACCCTCATGACGGGCGATCCGGGATGGGACCACATCGCGCGGGACCAGTACGGGGTCGGCTACGCCCTCGAACACAGCATCAACGAAGGCTGGACACTGCGCCAGAACATGCGCCATACCGAGGTGAAAGTCGACAGTCGCGCCCTGCCGGGTTACATGCTGGCGGCAGACAATCGCACCTTGATGCGTGTGGCGTCGGCCAGCCAGGCTGAGGGCAGCATCTTCGCGATCGACAACCAGGCGCAAATGCGCTTCTCCAGCGGTACCTGGGCGCACACGCTTCTGATGGGCCTTGACTACATGCGGCAACATGACGACTACCGGTTCGCGTCGCAGCTTGCCCCCTCCATCGACCTCTATGCACCGGTGTACGGCGTCACCATTCCCGCGCTCATCCCGCGCCTTTCCACGCGGCACACCATGGAGCAGACCGGGCTGTACGTACAGGATCAGATGCGCAGCGGTCGGTGGGTGTTGACCATGGGTGGTAGATACGACGAAGCGGATTCCAATACCGCCAACCGACAAGCCGGGACCTCGGTGCGCAAGTCCGATGGTGCGTTCACTTGGCGCATGGGCGTGAACCACGTATACGACAACGGCCTGGCGCCCTATGCCAGCTACTCCACTTCGTTCGAACCCCTTGGCGGCACCGACTTCACAGGTGCACCCTTCCTACCCACGGAAGGCCGGCAACTGGAAGCCGGGATCAAGTACCAACCGGCTGGCGGCAGTACGCAACTCTCACTCTCAGCGTACCGTCTGACCCAGGAAAACGTGTTGACACCTGACACCACGCCCGGCCGTGCCAGCTTCAGCATCCAGACCGGCGAAGTTCAGTCGCAGGGCATCAGCGCCGAGGCCCGGATGCGGCCCCTACGCAACGTGGACCTAGTGGCGACCTACGCGTACACCGACTCCCAAGTCACGCGCGCAAATCCCAGCGCGCCGGGCGTGTCGCTGCTCGGCAAACCGCTCTCGCGCACACCCCGGCACCTTGCTTCTCTGTGGCTTGGCTACCGTTTCACGCAGAGCTCGTTCAAAGGGTTCACCGCCGGCTTGGGAGTGCGCCACATCGGCGAGAACTACGCGGATACGGCCATCACCATGAAGCTGCCCGCCGTCACCCTCTTCGACATCGCGCTGCACTACGACTTCGGTGCCTCGCGTCGGCAGATGGACGTTTGGCGCCTCTCGCTGGGCGTATCAAACCTCGCGGGGAAAGACTTCATCAGCTACTGCCTCAACACCACGCAATGCTTCTACGGTCAGCCGCGCACCACCCAGGTGACGCTGCGCAAACGCTGGTGA
- a CDS encoding DUF3375 domain-containing protein: MSGAALVRVAATLRNQRELPTWKLLQADRAPLIAALLNNLLLGADKALSASVMEERLTRDLQALRAAGNDLPHEATGYLNEWLNSGWLSRRLPAGASEEEYTLTSDAASAVRFLMSSSQPRRSATESHLAIVISQLRSLADETDGDRQSRLASLLEQRARLDEEIARVNSGDIQVLPEDRALERAREILHLAEELVSDFRVVREEFYDLNRGLREQLMDFEGSRGALLEKVFAGVDLIGESEAGKTFNAFWRLLNDPEQSAVLHEAIDAVSSRAFSRSLNTTERRQLRNLTSSLLDEGSEVHETQQTFARSLKSFVKSREFRENRRLHGLIRNGMRGALDAKEKLRANGGIGYTLTFTGAKVSSIAQWGALDPASRIASTDMDLIPESDLSLEDFASMVRQSEIDIRGLKHNIVSLLGERDVVSLNDLLERYDAEQGLGSVVGYISLAQQHGQVVDATPCQIEWTGSDGERRRAQAPSIFFLRKDIHELEL; encoded by the coding sequence GTGAGCGGCGCCGCGCTTGTTCGCGTCGCCGCAACGCTGAGAAATCAACGAGAGCTACCGACGTGGAAGCTGTTGCAGGCAGATCGCGCGCCTTTGATTGCTGCCCTGCTGAACAATTTGCTTCTGGGTGCAGACAAGGCTCTTTCCGCTTCGGTGATGGAGGAAAGGCTTACTCGGGATTTGCAAGCGCTTCGTGCCGCCGGGAACGACTTGCCACACGAGGCCACTGGTTATCTGAACGAGTGGCTCAACTCAGGCTGGCTTTCCCGCCGACTGCCTGCTGGTGCATCGGAGGAGGAATACACGCTCACCAGTGATGCGGCCTCCGCCGTGCGATTCCTGATGAGCAGCTCCCAACCTAGACGCAGTGCCACAGAGAGTCACTTGGCTATCGTCATCTCTCAGCTACGGAGCCTGGCCGACGAGACTGACGGCGACCGCCAAAGTCGGCTCGCCTCATTGCTGGAGCAGCGCGCTCGTCTTGACGAAGAAATTGCGAGGGTCAACAGCGGCGACATCCAGGTGCTCCCAGAGGATCGAGCGCTGGAGCGTGCCCGCGAAATCCTGCACTTGGCCGAGGAGTTGGTGTCGGATTTTCGGGTAGTTCGGGAAGAATTCTACGACCTCAATCGAGGTCTTCGTGAGCAACTCATGGACTTTGAAGGCAGCCGTGGTGCTCTCCTGGAAAAAGTGTTTGCAGGGGTGGATCTCATCGGAGAGAGCGAGGCAGGAAAGACCTTTAACGCATTCTGGCGCCTGCTCAACGACCCCGAACAGTCCGCAGTACTCCACGAAGCTATCGACGCTGTGAGTTCTCGCGCGTTTTCACGGTCTCTCAACACCACCGAGCGGCGACAGCTTCGCAACCTCACATCTTCTTTGCTCGATGAGGGTTCAGAGGTACATGAGACGCAACAGACCTTCGCGCGTAGCCTGAAGAGCTTCGTCAAGAGCCGTGAGTTCCGAGAAAACCGGCGCTTGCATGGGCTGATTCGCAACGGGATGAGGGGAGCCTTGGATGCGAAGGAGAAGCTTCGCGCAAACGGGGGCATCGGGTACACGCTCACCTTCACGGGTGCAAAAGTCTCTTCGATCGCGCAATGGGGCGCATTGGACCCTGCTTCGCGTATCGCGTCGACAGACATGGACCTCATCCCGGAGAGCGATCTCTCGCTGGAGGACTTCGCGAGCATGGTGCGGCAGTCGGAAATCGACATCCGAGGGCTCAAGCACAACATCGTCAGCTTGCTCGGCGAGAGGGACGTGGTGAGCCTGAACGACTTGCTTGAGCGCTACGACGCGGAGCAGGGGCTTGGCAGTGTGGTGGGGTACATCTCACTGGCGCAGCAGCACGGACAGGTCGTGGATGCGACCCCTTGCCAAATCGAGTGGACCGGCAGCGATGGAGAGCGTCGTCGCGCTCAGGCACCAAGTATCTTCTTTCTCCGCAAGGACATTCATGAACTCGAGCTCTGA
- a CDS encoding LysR family transcriptional regulator — protein MQIKWLEDLIALAETKSFVRAAAQRHVTHPAFGRRIRSLEEWAGATLVDRGSGPVKLTESGESLLQHARQAVEALASARSEIQDQALPGQSVLTLATGRTLARTLAADWLWRMRAHTAAARVQVRTGSMAETLQRFERGEADFMLTYYHPAVTTRLQPSLYLQHTMAHDRLVPVSRASAGGKTLFRFSPNKPVPYLAYANTLALGQLVSDHLSNHAQAPRLKPILQCDSADALLEYVLKGMGVAWLPWSLAVGAHKEGKLAPLAGKALEVAFEVRMVRTKRRLSPLAETLWDMSTLH, from the coding sequence ATGCAGATTAAATGGCTGGAAGACCTGATTGCTCTGGCCGAGACAAAGAGCTTCGTGCGGGCTGCGGCACAACGACATGTCACCCATCCCGCCTTCGGCCGCCGAATTAGGAGCCTTGAAGAATGGGCCGGCGCAACTCTGGTGGACAGAGGCAGTGGACCGGTGAAGCTCACCGAGTCGGGAGAGAGTCTGCTTCAGCACGCCCGTCAGGCGGTGGAGGCGCTCGCCTCCGCGCGGAGTGAAATCCAAGACCAAGCTTTGCCGGGTCAAAGCGTTCTTACGCTGGCCACCGGCCGCACACTGGCCAGAACCTTGGCCGCAGACTGGCTGTGGCGCATGAGAGCGCACACCGCCGCTGCGCGGGTGCAGGTGCGCACCGGCTCTATGGCCGAGACACTGCAGCGCTTTGAGCGCGGCGAGGCCGATTTCATGCTCACCTACTACCACCCGGCGGTGACCACTCGCCTGCAACCGTCTCTGTACCTGCAGCACACCATGGCGCATGACCGGCTGGTGCCGGTGTCGCGCGCCAGCGCAGGCGGAAAGACGCTCTTTCGCTTTTCCCCCAACAAGCCAGTGCCGTACCTGGCCTATGCCAACACCCTGGCGCTGGGACAACTGGTGTCCGACCATCTCTCGAACCACGCTCAAGCGCCTCGCCTGAAGCCGATCTTGCAATGCGACTCCGCCGACGCGCTGCTGGAATACGTGCTCAAGGGGATGGGTGTGGCCTGGTTGCCGTGGTCGCTGGCCGTTGGCGCTCACAAGGAGGGCAAGCTCGCGCCGCTCGCCGGGAAGGCGCTTGAAGTTGCTTTCGAGGTGCGCATGGTTCGAACCAAGCGGCGCCTGTCCCCATTGGCTGAGACTCTGTGGGACATGTCCACGTTGCACTGA
- a CDS encoding FecR domain-containing protein, with protein sequence MTANSHDSPPASIPAEVAQRAVEWLVELQSDHVSPAVQANWQAWRLAHPDHELAWRHIEAMEGQIFGKLRHLASPVKSAMAQASLTPPRSLARRRAITTLAVMLFAGGAAWSVRQDGRWSTFVADYGTATGERRTVVLDDGSTLELNTASAVNVAFSETERRVRLVAGEVLITTASDKAARPFLIETAQGEAEALGTQYIVRLHEATSDVAVFEGAVRLTPREASARPHLLQAGRRARFNTHAVTAEQMADRDSAAWTDGIIVAKGMRLADFLTELARYSQRPLWCDPAVADLRISGSYPLADIDKVLDTLSAMLSLQVETVTRFWGLQTVRVQLGPRRPA encoded by the coding sequence ATGACCGCCAACTCGCACGACAGTCCCCCAGCCTCGATTCCAGCGGAGGTGGCACAACGCGCCGTGGAATGGCTGGTGGAACTCCAGTCCGATCACGTGTCTCCGGCCGTTCAAGCCAACTGGCAGGCCTGGCGCCTGGCCCATCCAGATCACGAGCTTGCATGGCGACACATCGAAGCCATGGAAGGCCAGATCTTCGGCAAGCTGCGGCATCTGGCTTCTCCAGTGAAATCCGCTATGGCGCAGGCCAGCTTGACGCCACCACGATCTCTCGCGCGCCGACGCGCCATCACGACGCTTGCCGTGATGCTGTTCGCTGGCGGGGCGGCCTGGTCGGTCCGGCAAGACGGCCGCTGGAGCACTTTCGTGGCCGACTACGGAACCGCTACGGGCGAGCGCCGAACCGTGGTGCTGGACGATGGAAGCACGCTGGAGCTCAACACCGCCAGCGCTGTGAACGTGGCGTTCAGCGAAACCGAGCGGCGCGTGCGCCTCGTCGCAGGCGAGGTGCTGATAACGACCGCCAGCGACAAGGCAGCGCGACCGTTCCTGATCGAAACCGCGCAAGGCGAAGCCGAAGCACTGGGCACGCAGTACATCGTTCGGCTGCACGAAGCGACTTCCGATGTGGCCGTGTTTGAGGGCGCGGTGCGCCTCACTCCCCGCGAAGCATCGGCGCGGCCGCACCTCTTGCAGGCGGGCCGAAGGGCACGCTTCAACACGCACGCGGTGACAGCGGAGCAAATGGCGGACCGCGACAGCGCGGCTTGGACCGATGGGATCATCGTCGCCAAGGGTATGCGTCTGGCCGACTTCCTCACTGAGCTCGCTCGGTACAGCCAACGCCCTCTCTGGTGTGACCCAGCTGTGGCCGATCTTCGCATCTCTGGCTCGTACCCCTTGGCCGACATCGACAAAGTGCTCGACACCCTGTCGGCCATGCTTTCCTTACAGGTCGAGACCGTCACCCGCTTCTGGGGCCTGCAGACGGTGCGCGTCCAACTCGGGCCGCGACGACCTGCCTGA